The Podospora pseudocomata strain CBS 415.72m chromosome 3, whole genome shotgun sequence genome window below encodes:
- a CDS encoding hypothetical protein (COG:F; EggNog:ENOG503NXMD): MAPSAIATTPATAPTASLSTEYSDTITFYLNGTRVVLDDVDPEATLLEYLRGIGLTGTKLGCSEGGCGACTLVLSGFNPTTKKIYHASINACLAPLVAIDGKHVITVEGIGNVSRPHPAQERIAKGNGSQCGFCTPGIVMSLYSMLRNKADSKEELTEEEIEEGFDGNLCRCTGYRSILNAAQTFATTGRKVKAAANGGCGREGGCCMENGSGGGCGREVDGGEVTKRFTPPGLIEHNPDTELIFPPQLKKHELKPLAFGNKRKKWFRPVTLEQLLEIKSVFPQAKIVGGSTETQIEIKFKAVQYPVSVYVADIPELRQYEFKEDSLEVGANITLTDLEHLALEAREKYGEKRGQVFEALHKQLKFFAGRQIRNVGTPAGNLVTASPISDLNPVLMAADAVLVAKSLGETTELPMKEFFQGYRKTSLPDDAVLVSIKIPVTREKGELFRAYKQAKRKDDDIAIVTGALRVRVGEDGAVEEARLVYGGMAPMTVAAKRAGEFLKGKKFAELETLEGTMTALSQDFDLSFGVPGGMASYRKSLALGFFYRFYHDAMKEFAEGERDEEAVEEIEREISTGKEDEAAAAAYEQEIVGKSNNHVAALKQATGEAQYTDDIPPARNELHGCMVLSTKAHAKLLSVDFSPALGVPGVVDYIDKNDMPGSAANRWGAPHFEEVFFAEDEVHTAGQVIGMVLATSAARAAEGARAVRVEYEELPAIFTMEEAIEKESFYKFFREIKKGDPEGAFEKCDYTFTGVARMGGQEHFYLETNAAIAIPKPEDGEMEIWSSTQNPNEAQVYASQVLGVQSNKVVVKVKRMGGGFGGKESRSVPLSSYCALAAKKTRRPVRAMLTREEDMLTSGQRHPFLGRWKVGVNKDGKIQALDLDIFNNGGWSWDLSAAVCERAMTHSDGCYLIPNIHVRGRICKTNTVSNTAFRGFGGPQGMFIAEQYMSEVADRLGMPVERFREINMYKPLEETHFNQPLTDWHVPLMYKQLQEECDYAARRQAITKFNDTHKWRKRGLALIPTKFGISFTALWFNQAGALVHIYHDGSVLVAHGGTEMGQGLHTKMTQIAAQALNVPFDSVYISETATNTVANASATAASASSDLNGYAIYNACQQLNTRLQPYREKLGPKATMKELAHAAYFDRVNLSAQGFYKTPEIGYVWGENKGKMFFYFTQGVTAAEVEIDTLTGSWTCLRADIKMDVGQSINPAIDYGQIQGAFIQGLGLFTMEESLWLRNGPMKGSLATRGPGNYKIPGFRDIPQVFNVSLLKDVEWKDLRTIQRSRGVGEPPLFMGSAVFFAIRDALKAARRQYGVEAGVGVDEKGDGLLRLESPATVERIRLACCDPIVERARVEAREGEKSFFIAI; this comes from the exons ATGGCACCCTCCGCCAtagccaccacccccgccacaGCTCCTACAGCCTCTCTGTCGACAGAGTATTCTGATACCATTACATTTTACCTGAACGGCACCCGTGTTGTCCTTGACGATGTCGACCCAGAGGCCACCCTTCTTGAATACCTGCGAGGCATCGGCCTAACTGGCACCAAGCT CGGCTGCTCTGAAGGCGGCTGCGGCGCCTGCaccctcgtcctctcgggcttcaacccaaccaccaagaaaATCTACCACGCCTCCATCAACGCCTGTCTCGCCCCCCTCGTCGCCATCGACGGCAAACATGTCATCACCGTCGAAGGCATCGGCAACGTCTCCCGCCCACACCCAGCCCAAGAAAGGATAGCAAAGGGCAATGGCTCCCAATGCGGCTTCTGCACCCCGGGGATCGTCATGAGCTTATACTCGATGTTAAGGAACAAGGCCGACAGCAAAGAAGAGCTCACGGaagaggagattgaggagggatTTGATGGGAACCTGTGCAGATGCACGGGGTACCGGTCTATCCTGAACGCAGCACAGACTTTTGCCACGACAGGGAGGAAAGTAAAGGCAGCGGCAAATGGGGGCTGTGGCAGGGAAGGAGGCTGCTGTATGGAAAATGGCAgcgggggtgggtgtgggagagaggtggatggtggagaggtaaCCAAGAGGTTCACACCGCCAGGGTTGATCGAGCACAACCCCGACACGGAACTGATCTTTCCCCCGCAGCTCAAGAAACACGAGCTTAAACCACTCGCGTTTGGAAACAAGCGCAAGAAGTGGTTCAGGCCGGTGACGTTGGAGCAGCTGTTGGAGATCAAGTCTGTGTTTCCGCAGGCGAAGATTGTCGGCGGCAGCACGGAGACGCAGATTGAGATCAAGTTCAAGGCGGTGCAGTATCCAGTCAGTGTTTACGTCGCTGATATCCCAGAGCTAAGACAGTACGAGTTCAAGGAGGACTCGCTGGAGGTGGGGGCCAACATTACGCTTACTGACCTGGAGCATCTCGCGCTGGAAGCACGGGAGAAGTAcggggagaagagagggcAGGTCTTCGAGGCGCTGCACAAGCAGCTCAAGTTCTTTGCTGGGAGGCAGATCAGGAATGTTGGCACGCCGGCGGGGAATCTGGTGACGGCGAGTCCGATTTCGGATTTGAATCCTGTTTTGATGGCGGCTGATGCTGTTTTGGTGGCGAAATCGCTGGGCGAGACGACGGAACTTCCGATGAAAGAGTTTTTCCAGGGGTACAGAAAGACAAGCTTGCCGGACGATGCCGTGCTGGTCAGCATCAAGATCCCGGTGACGAGGGAAAAGGGCGAGCTTTTCAGGGCGTACAAGcaggcgaagaggaaggatgATGACATTGCTATCGTGACGGGTgcgttgagggtgagggtgggtgaggatggggctgtggaggaggcgaggttggtgtaCGGCGGCATGGCGCCTATGACGGTGGCGGCGAAGAGGGCCGGCGAGTTtttgaaggggaagaagttTGCCGAGTTGGAGACGTTGGAGGGCACGATGACTGCGTTGAGCCAGGACTTTGATCTGAGCTTTGGGGTTCCCGGTGGTATGGCGAGTTACAGGAAGTCATTGGCGTTGGGCTTCTTTTACAGGTTCTATCATGATGCGATGAAGGAGTTTGCTGAGGGTGaaagggatgaggaggcagTAGAGGAGATTGAAAGAGAGATCTCAACTGGCAAAGAGGACGAGGCGGCTGCGGCGGCATATGAGCAGGAGATTGTCGGCAAGTCGAACAACCATGTTGCTGCGCTGAAGCAGGCAACTGGTGAAGCTCAATACACAGACGACATCCCACCAGCGAGAAATGAGCTGCATGGCTGCATGGTCCTCTCGACCAAAGCGCACGCCAAGCTGTTGTCGGTTGACTTTTCGCCCGCGCTCGGTGTTCCAGGCGTGGTGGATTACATCGACAAGAACGACATGCCCGGCTCGGCAGCCAACCGTTGGGGTGCGCCGCACTTTGAGGAGGTCTTTtttgccgaggatgaggtgcACACTGCTGGCCAGGTCATTGGTATGGTGCTCGCCACATCTGCTGCTCGCGCTGCCGAGGGTGCTCGCGCTGTCAGGGTCGAGTACGAGGAATTACCtgccatcttcaccatggaggaggccatcgaAAAAGAGAGCTTCTACAAGTTCTTCAGAGAGATCAAAAAGGGAGATCCGGAAGGCGCGTTCGAGAAGTGTGACTACACCTTCACCGGTGTTGCCAGGATGGGCGGCCAAGAGCATTTCTATCTCGAGACCAACGCCGCGATTGCTATTCCCAAGCCTGAAGATGGTGAGATGGAGATTTGGTCCAGCACCCAGAACCCCAACGAAGCCCAGGTTTACGCCTCCCAAGTTCTTGGTGTCCAGTCCAACAaggtcgtcgtcaaagtcaaGCGCATGGGCGGTGGCTTTGGCGGAAAGGAGTCCAGATCCGTTCCCCTGAGCTCCTACTGCGCTCTCGCTGCTAAAAAGACCCGCAGGCCAGTTCGTGCCATGCTCACCCGCGAGGAGGACATGCTCACCTCGGGCCAGCGCCATCCCTTCCTCGGCCGGTGGAAGGTAGGCGTCAACAAAGATGGCAAGATCCAAGCCCTTGATctcgacatcttcaacaatgGTGGTTGGTCTTGGGATCTCAGCGCTGCTGTCTGTGAGCGCGCCATGACGCACTCCGACGGCTGCTACCTCATCCCCAACATCCACGTCCGCGGCCGCATCTGCAAGACCAACACCGTCTCCAACACGGCTTTCCGCGGGTTTGGTGGTCCCCAAGGCATGTTCATCGCCGAACAGTACATGTCTGAAGTCGCTGATCGTCTCGGCATGCCTGTTGAACGGTTCCGCGAGATCAACATGTACAAGCCGTTGGAGGAGACTCACTTTAACCAACCATTGACTGACTGGCACGTTCCTCTGATGTACAAGCAGCTTCAAGAAGAGTGCGACTATGCCGCTCGCCGGCAAGCAATCACCAAATTCAACGACACACACAAGTGGCGCAAGCGCGGGCTGGCTCTCATCCCAACAAAGTTCGGTATCTCCTTCACAGCTCTTTGGTTCAACCAGGCCGGCGCTCTTGTCCACATTTACCACGATGGTTCCGTCCTCGTCGCCCACGGTGGCACGGAGATGGGTCAAGGTCTCCACACCAAGATGACGCAGATTGCCGCCCAGGCACTCAACGTTCCGTTCGACTCGGTCTACATCTCCGAGacggccaccaacaccgtcgCCAACGCGTCTGCCACTGCCGCATCGGCATCATCCGACCTGAACGGCTACGCCATCTACAACGCCTGCCAACAACTCAACACCCGCCTCCAGCCCTACCGTGAAAAGCTCGGGCCCAAGGCAACAATGAAGGAACTCGCCCACGCCGCGTACTTTGACAGAGTCAACCTCTCGGCCCAGGGCTTCTACAAGACCCCCGAGATCGGCTACGTCTGGGGCGAGAACAAGGGCAAGATGTTTTTCTACTTTACCCAAGGCGTCACGGCCGCCGAAGTCGAAATCGACACTTTGACTGGCTCCTGGACCTGTCTGAGAGCGGACATCAAAATGGACGTTGGGCAGTCGATCAACCCGGCTATTGACTATGGTCAGATCCAGGGGGCGTTCATCCAGGGTCTGGGGCTCTTTACGATGGAAGAGTCGCTTTGGTTGAGGAACGGACCGATGAAGGGGAGCCTTGCTACTCGCGGTCCGGGGAACTACAAAATTCCTGGCTTCAGGGATATACCGCAGGTTTTTAATGTGAGCTTGCTCAAAGATGTGGAGTGGAAGGATTTGAGGACGATTCAGAGGagcaggggggtgggtgagccGCCGCTTTTTATGGGGAGTGCGGTCTTCTTTGCTATCAGGGATGCgctgaaggcggcgaggaggcagtatggtgttgaggcgggggtgggggtggatgagaagggggatgggctgctgaggttggagagcccggcgacggtggagaggattAGGTTGGCTTGTTGTGATCCTATTGTTGAGAGGGCCAGggtggaggcgagggagggggagaagagttTTTTTATTGCTatttga